The Pyrus communis chromosome 14, drPyrComm1.1, whole genome shotgun sequence sequence TCAACTCGCAGACCCAGTCACAACGATGCCTGTCCCTCGAAACTCCAAGGCACAGCCACCAGTTATCGCTCTATGCTTGCGTGTGGTCCCCACTGCATTATTGACCAAAACAATACCAAGTCGTCCCGCTACCGATGACCAGGTACAATTCAGATATATAATCCTTCACAGCTTTGCTAGTTCCTTGCTTGAATTTCATTTCAGTTTTGATCAAAATTAGTCCTTTTGCCAACAAGAGAAAATGGCTTTGCTTGGAGAGGCTTTGCTCTCCGGTTCCATCCAGGTGCTGTGCGACAAGATTGCCTCTGGAGAGTTCATGGACTTCTTCCGAGCAAGAAGACTCAACCTTTCACTCGTGGACAAACTGAAGGTGACGTTGATGACCCTCCACGCAGTCCTCAACGATGCAGAGGAGAAGCAGATTGTCAACCGTGCCGTCGGGATGTGGCTTGACGAGCTCAAACATGCTGTGTTCGATGCCGAGGACTTGGTGGATGAGATTGATACTGAAGCTTTGCGTCGCAAGCCAAAAGATCGGACTAGGACAACCCAGGTGTGCAACATCCTTTCTACCCCTCTTAATCCTTTTAATTATAAGGGCTTGAACGGTAGAATAGAAGATTTGTTCAACAAGTTGGAACACCTTGCAAAACAAAAGGATGTCCTCGGTCTTAGAGGAGGCGTTGGGGCCACGGTTTCACAAAGAACTCCCACAACTTCTGTTGTTGAGGAAGGCTTTTGTACCTATGGAAGGGATGgagataaagaaaagttaaaagctCTACTGCTGCTATCTGACAATGAAAGTAGCAGTAATTTTTCTGTTGTCCCTATTTTCGGAATGGGCGGGGTTGGTAAGACAACTCTTGCTCAACTCCTTTACAACGATGGACAAGTTAAAGAGCATTTCGATACGAATGCTTGGGTTTGTGTTTCCGAACACTATGAGGCTTTGAGGGTGATTAAGACCCTTATTGAGGAGATCACTAAAAAACCTTGTGATAATTTGGGTATGAATTCCCTTGAAGTTCAACTAAGTGAACAATTGATGGGAAAGAGATTTTTACTTGTCCTGGATGACCTTTGGAATGAGAGCTATGATGAGTGGGATCGTCTACGAACTCTTTTCACGTATGGGGCGAAGGGAAGTAGGGTCATTGTAACAACAAGGAGTAGGCGTGTTGCATCCATCGTGTGCAATAGTATTCCAATTCATGACTTGGAAAAATTATCAGACAAGGATTGTTGGCTGTTACTGGAAAAACATGCATTTAGAAATGAGAACCTCAGTGCTCGTCCAGATTTGGAAGGAATTGGTAAGCAAATTGCATGCAAGTGCAACGGTTTGCCTTTAGCTGCAAAAATAGTAGGGGGTCTCTTAAGTTGCAACCTAGACTATAGGGAATGGAATCACATATTAAATAGCAATTTTTGGGGTCTACCAGATGCTAATAGTATTCTTCCTTCTCTAAGATTGAGTTACCATTATCTTCCATCTTACTTGAAACGATGCTTTGCTTATTGCTCAATTTTTCCAAAGCACTATgaatttgaaaaggaaaatgtaATTCTACTATGGGTGGCAGAAGGTTTAATTCCACAATCAGAGAGTGAGAATACAATAGAGGAGATTGGTGAAAGATACTTTGATGAATTGTTATCACGATCACTATTTCAAAGACCAAGATTGGATCAACCAAGTTTCACTATGCATGATCTCATCAATGACTTGGCTATGTTTGTGTCTGGAGAGTTTTGTTTCAGGTTCGATCAAAAAAATTCACATGAAGTTCCTAAAAGAGTTCGCCACTTGTCGTATATGAGAGGAAACTTTGATACATCTCTAAAATTTGAGCCATTAAAAGGAGTTGAATGTTTGCGAACCTTCTTTCCAGTGTCTTTAGCACCATACGATAGCCGTGATCGTGGATATGTAAGCAATAAGGTTCTAGATGATTTACTGCCAGCACAAAAATGTTTACGGGCTTTTTCATTGTCAAGATATCAAAATATCAATCACTTACCTAGTTCTATTGGTAACCACATCCACTTGCGCTATGTTGATCTCTCTTATACGGCAATTAAAAGGTTACCAGATACAGTGTGTACTCTCTACAATTTACAGACTCTGTTGTTGTTAGGTTGTTCTTCTCTTGTTGAATTGCCTGCGGACATGAGGAAATTGATTCATTTGCGTCATCTTGAAATTAGTGGAACTAACATAAAAGAGATGCCTGTGCATATGGGTAGACTAAAAAGTTTGAGAACGCTGACTGTTTTTATGTTGGGGAAATCTGTTGGGTCAAGCATTGCAGAATTGAGGGAGTTGTTGCACCTTCGAGGAAAAATTTCTATCTTGAATCTGCAAAATGTAGTCGGTGTTATTGATGACTTGCTGAAGGATAAGAAAGATCTCAATGAGGTAGAGTTGGCATGGGGTCATGAAGTTTCCAATGATTTTGTGAAAGAGAGACATGTACTTGAAAGATTACAACCTTCGGTAAATTTGGCGAAACTAACCATcaagttttatggtggaaccagTTTCCCGAATTGGGTGGGAGACTCGTCCTTCTCCAACTTACAAGTGATGCGTCTCAGGGCTTGTAGTAATTGTAGCTCTCTGCCACCAGTTGGTCAGCTACCTGCTCTCAAAGAGCTCTACATACAAAGGATGGAATTGGTTACGAGTGTTGGTGTTGAGTTGTAcgggggaaatcaaccatttcGATCTTTAGAGAAGCTCGAGTTCAGGGATATGCCAGAGTGGAAGGAATGGCTGCCTGGTCCAGGTGGAGGTGAAAGTCCAGACTTTCCTCGGCTTAAGGAGCTGAAGTTAATTTGGTGTCAGAAGCTGAGAGGAAACTTGCCCACTCATCTTCCTTCCTTGAAAATACTTGAGGTCTGGGGATGTGAGGCTCTACATGGAAACAGGGCCAGTAATACCCTGAACACGGAATCCTTACGACTATCTCTTGAACAACTGACAATAAGTGGATGCCCGGGTCTCTCGTTGTCACTGCAGTCGACAGAGACGCTGCCGTCGCTTCAGATGTTTAATATTTCTTATCTTGGTGGGAGAGAATGGTTGTCGCAAATGGTGCACAACAGCAATCGTCTTCAACATTTGAGTCTTTCGAAGTGTTCCTCACTCTTGTCGTTCCCTACAAATGGTCTGCCAACCACGCTGACATCACTCCGTATAGATGATTGCAGGAAATTAGAATTCCTGTCACGTGAGATGATGGCCAAATTGACTTCCCTTCAGACTTTGGATCTTGTACAGAGCTGTGATTCTCTGAGGTCGTTCCCGTTGGGCATTTTCCCCAAACTTTCATCCCTTTATATATGGGGTTGTCAGAATCTGGAATCCTTTTCTGTTGAAGGAGGAGCAAATGAAAATCTCGGCCATCTGGACTCCCTGGCTATTGTGATATGCCCAAATCTTGTCTCTTTTCCCGACGGAGGATTGCCCACTCCCAACCTGACTTCCTTTTCCGTCTTGGAATGCGATAATTTGAAGTTTTTGCCGGACCGAATGCACACCCTCACCGCCCTTCAATTTTTGTGGATACAGAGTCTTCCAAATCTGGTGTCATTTGCACAAGGGGGTTTGCCTCCCAACCTACAAACATTTTGGATCAAAAATTGTGAGAGACCGAGGCCTTCAGCGGAGTGGGGATTGCAAGGACTTGTCTCTCTCCGACGATTTTGGATTGAAGGAAACAAGGATCTGTTGGAGACGTTGCTCGAGGAACAGATGCTCCCTGCCACTCTTCACACTCTCAAAATCTCTTCAGCATCGAATCTGAAATCTTTGGACAGAAAGGGTCTTGAGCACCTCACTTCTCTTCAAGAGCTACGAATTTTAGGGTGCGAGAGTCTCGAAATCCTTCCAAAAGACGGTTTTCTGGCATCTCTTTCTTTGCTGGGCATCTGGCATTGTCCTTCTTTGAAGAAGAGGTAcgagaagaagaaaggaaaagattGGAACAACATAGCTCGCATTCCTTGCATACAGATAGATGATGAAATCACCATATGAGCTTTCAACTCACCTCTCCAACTGTCAACTCTCAAGACAAAGCCAGGTACATACGTACGTGTTTAGCACCACTTACCTGTATTTATGTTAAATTGATTGTCCTCAAATGTTCCAAACATACCTGATTGTCTTCAATGTTTGACACTCAACTGTATTTTGCACCACTTAATTGTGTTTGGATGAATGCCAGTACATTGCGTTACTATACAAGGAGGCTGACAAGGAGGCCGGTTGTTCCGCTGCAGATTTCACCGAAGGGATATATCTCCGGTTGAACACTGATGATCCGTAAATTGTAACttaccttccttttcttttgctttcttcaTTTTGCCTTGTCTAGATTTGCGTTTATAATATCGGTATTTATTAACAGTGGAATCGAACTATGCTAGGTCTCCCTTGGAGAATTTCAGATCAGGGGAAGTGAGGATCTGTTGGAGACATTGCTCAAACAACAGCTGCTCTCGGAAACCCTGACCGGAGATGGACCTCAACAACTAAGCTCTCTTCAACAGCTATGCATCCGTCGATTGTCTTGCACTCTGCCAGAAGAGGATTTGCCGCaatctctttcttttctgaGGATCACCAAAATGTTTGTTCTTCTCTGAACAAGAGGTGTGAAAGGAATATCAATGGAAGAGATTGAGGCAATATAGTTCACATTCCTTGCAACTTTCATTGATGCAAATCAAAGTCGGAAATTTGAACcgcttatttttaattttgttcttaAAAAAACTGCTTATTTTCAACGTTCCTGCATAATTTCTGGTAAATAGTGACCTGTGCTCACCatatttaatttatgttttatcaTATATGTGTGCAGATAATTTAACTCTACTTTATATAAATTATGGTCAATTAATTTTGATTCAaacaacatttatttatttatttattttgtaagtatATGATTTTGCAGGTGTAACAATATTCTTAGTAAAACAGAAAGTTACTGTTTTATAGTTTTAGGAGAATGGCTCACTTGACAACAAGAAggtaaaaaaaaggaaagggaaaaacTTGAAACAACCCTAAACATCTGTGAGCACAAAAttaacatctcatttttcattaatCTGATCAAAACAAAATGAACACATTCAAGCAGCCAAGATTAGCATTTGCCACTGCACATGCTAACTGGCAGCCTGTACTTATCACTATTCACTATATTGGTTCAACCATGAGATCTCAGCTTGATTCCGAAAGAAAGACGAGCGGCTAAGTAGAGAGAAACATGGCAAACTACTAAAATTTCCGAATATTAAACCCTAGAAGCAAAACAAATTTAACGAACACGAAATTAATGCTGTAATAAGTGTATCCTACGACAGAATGGTAAGAGAACAAGAAAGAGTTGAAAGAAATCACATCGCCGACCTGCGCAGCTCTTCTTGTCCATGTGCAAAGTGGCACCTATCCCCAAAGGTGCATGTACCTTTGGTAAAGTTCTCACAAAGCTTAGTCCTGAAGTTGCTTGCCGGAGATGAGGCTGACATAGCAGGGTTCCTCATGTTGTGAGGTCCAGCACCTGAACTCACGTTCCCAATGAGCTCACGAACCATGGCACTGGCGTCTTTAATCTGGTCCAAGGTACCCTCAAGCTCAATGTTCCTCAGCTTATGATCTGTCTCATGCTCTCTTATGGAAAGCTTTGCACCAGTCACACGACAAATTTGCTTTGAGTGTACACCGTTTTTCCCAATAATGGCTCCTGCAAGCGAAGCATCAACACTGATCTTAGCCGTGGCTGTGGCCCCAAAACTTGCTACAGCTCCATGTGCTGGCGGGGCAGACTCCATCCGACCTCCCAACCTGCCTGGAAATCCGGCCCCTGCACGAGGATCTTCGTAGGATTGAGCAGTGGGCCTACCAAGCTCCCACTCACCATGGGCAAAATGGCATTTATCCCCAAACTTGCAACCTTCAACCGTGTTGTACTTATTACACAACCGTGTCTTGACAGCTGGAGGAGAAGAACCATCTGGAAATGATGGTGGGGCTGCTGAATTtctaggaggaggaggatgggTTGGATTGCTACCAGTCATCTGAGACACCGCTTTGATGCCACCAGGAACATAATGCAAAAAGTGACATCCTTCACCAAAAGGGCACCCGGAAGTGCTGcatataaataaaacaaaaacttctGAGCCCAAATATGACAGAAAATGACAAAATGTCACAGAATATGACTAACTAGTAACTATATATCAGAAATGGGCTTATGAGAAAATATCTTCCATAAGCTTTAGTTGGGAAAAGGTTGTGTTATAGAAAATATAGGAAAAAAGATACACGAAACCAAGAATGGATTCTTCACAAGAATCACTGCCTAACGAGGGAAAACATATGGTTTTCTTAGAAATGTATCAAAATCCTAGAAGTTGTGAAACTAAGTGGAATTTTTAACTTTAGTCAACTATATATCAGGCAACCATGTTTTATTAGCAATGGAATAGTGTTCTTTTCACAGGTGATGCAAAGCCAATCTTCTACTATCCAATTACATCACTACCACCCTTACCTGATACcgaaatgaaaataataacatAGTAAAACTGCATAACACTATCTTAAAGGTCTACCAGAGCTCAAAATCACTGCTGAAAAAGTCTGAGGTTGGAAATGTATGACAATTCACAATAAAGCAttgttttataatataaaatcgcCACCATAACTCAGACCTCACCCTATACAAACCTTGAAAGAGATCAAGAAATATTAACGGAAAAACATTTGAACTTTTTGAAAAAGGTCAATGAACAGTCACAATTTAAACAGAAGTTACATATCCCCCGGAGTTTAGCGAAATGCACACGAAGTCCCACACAGTTTCGAAAGAAAACATGACTTGACCTCATCAAAATTCTTAATTCATCTTACTTTTTGCATAGTCCGAACATAAAAAAAACCTGCTTCAAAACTTAGCGACCAGTTCTGTAGCCTAAATCGCTTTGAtttcaaatgcaagaaagaAACTGAAGAAAACCATGGTATGAAGGACAACTTCTGCATCCCATACAACTGTGATAAAATAGATAGTATACAGTAAGTACTTAATCAAACTGTAGTCATTCAATGATATCTGTTCAGTCTTTGTTAGCATGATTAGAACAGATGATTCAACCTTTACCAAAGCTTTGACGGCCCATTTCATTAGTCCAAATTACTCGcaaaaattgaagaacaaactTTTTCTTAAACTTGTCAATATGCATATTACACTTAGGCCATTCATTTTAGATAAGTTAAGATTAGAACCTGAAAAACTTTGTGCATGGCTTCGATTTGCTTCCTATACCAGGTTGAAAGGA is a genomic window containing:
- the LOC137716573 gene encoding putative disease resistance RPP13-like protein 1, producing MALLGEALLSGSIQVLCDKIASGEFMDFFRARRLNLSLVDKLKVTLMTLHAVLNDAEEKQIVNRAVGMWLDELKHAVFDAEDLVDEIDTEALRRKPKDRTRTTQVCNILSTPLNPFNYKGLNGRIEDLFNKLEHLAKQKDVLGLRGGVGATVSQRTPTTSVVEEGFCTYGRDGDKEKLKALLLLSDNESSSNFSVVPIFGMGGVGKTTLAQLLYNDGQVKEHFDTNAWVCVSEHYEALRVIKTLIEEITKKPCDNLGMNSLEVQLSEQLMGKRFLLVLDDLWNESYDEWDRLRTLFTYGAKGSRVIVTTRSRRVASIVCNSIPIHDLEKLSDKDCWLLLEKHAFRNENLSARPDLEGIGKQIACKCNGLPLAAKIVGGLLSCNLDYREWNHILNSNFWGLPDANSILPSLRLSYHYLPSYLKRCFAYCSIFPKHYEFEKENVILLWVAEGLIPQSESENTIEEIGERYFDELLSRSLFQRPRLDQPSFTMHDLINDLAMFVSGEFCFRFDQKNSHEVPKRVRHLSYMRGNFDTSLKFEPLKGVECLRTFFPVSLAPYDSRDRGYVSNKVLDDLLPAQKCLRAFSLSRYQNINHLPSSIGNHIHLRYVDLSYTAIKRLPDTVCTLYNLQTLLLLGCSSLVELPADMRKLIHLRHLEISGTNIKEMPVHMGRLKSLRTLTVFMLGKSVGSSIAELRELLHLRGKISILNLQNVVGVIDDLLKDKKDLNEVELAWGHEVSNDFVKERHVLERLQPSVNLAKLTIKFYGGTSFPNWVGDSSFSNLQVMRLRACSNCSSLPPVGQLPALKELYIQRMELVTSVGVELYGGNQPFRSLEKLEFRDMPEWKEWLPGPGGGESPDFPRLKELKLIWCQKLRGNLPTHLPSLKILEVWGCEALHGNRASNTLNTESLRLSLEQLTISGCPGLSLSLQSTETLPSLQMFNISYLGGREWLSQMVHNSNRLQHLSLSKCSSLLSFPTNGLPTTLTSLRIDDCRKLEFLSREMMAKLTSLQTLDLVQSCDSLRSFPLGIFPKLSSLYIWGCQNLESFSVEGGANENLGHLDSLAIVICPNLVSFPDGGLPTPNLTSFSVLECDNLKFLPDRMHTLTALQFLWIQSLPNLVSFAQGGLPPNLQTFWIKNCERPRPSAEWGLQGLVSLRRFWIEGNKDLLETLLEEQMLPATLHTLKISSASNLKSLDRKGLEHLTSLQELRILGCESLEILPKDGFLASLSLLGIWHCPSLKKRYEKKKGKDWNNIARIPCIQIDDEITI
- the LOC137715558 gene encoding zinc finger CCCH domain-containing protein 14-like, with product MEFGGGGRKRGRPEAAHFNGNGGFKKSKPEMESFQPGIGSKSKPCTKFFSTSGCPFGEGCHFLHYVPGGIKAVSQMTGSNPTHPPPPRNSAAPPSFPDGSSPPAVKTRLCNKYNTVEGCKFGDKCHFAHGEWELGRPTAQSYEDPRAGAGFPGRLGGRMESAPPAHGAVASFGATATAKISVDASLAGAIIGKNGVHSKQICRVTGAKLSIREHETDHKLRNIELEGTLDQIKDASAMVRELIGNVSSGAGPHNMRNPAMSASSPASNFRTKLCENFTKGTCTFGDRCHFAHGQEELRRSAM